The proteins below are encoded in one region of Syntrophotalea carbinolica DSM 2380:
- a CDS encoding SAM-dependent methyltransferase, translating to MRQRWRLVTIWMLCFFSLPAIGLAASQPVVTISGLVKHPQRLTLEDLSHYRPVTVRSTEVDRHGTFAGVHRYQGVPLQHLLQAAGVGKEAAAFPKAIDLAIEVRSRHGQRTLLSWAEVAYGRPGDAIVAFACTSLLTKNSQPKMQQPVALPRLVLSNDFYNDRCLQDIVSIEVIDPASKAEVQPMELAPSAELPVSEVATKIVWEGSRFEGVQRFSGTPLVAMLQQAGITDDPQAAVLVRSDDGYRSLISFGELFGSPLGRRILLADRMDGRLLGSHGEKWLVLPDSSANRFVRGITGIEVLRCRHKPKLTVVGVGPGDTCQMTLEALAALARADAIAAPGDIQKRYARYLSGKQVLFDPFAHADHNRKTPLTRTERDRLQKEEWRANAAKIRKALNAGKNVAFIDWGDPMIFGSSRWIREYFDEAEFDTVAGLSSFNAANAVINRDISTNGSIVITAPRGLRQNHDLLAAVAAKGETLAIFMGLPNLHELVPLLKQHYADTTPMRLVYAAGISNRQHQVATTLGEVLKAVENEKERFLGLVYIGPCLAKGAPSCP from the coding sequence ATGAGACAAAGATGGCGACTTGTAACGATATGGATGCTCTGTTTTTTCAGCCTGCCGGCCATCGGCCTGGCAGCCAGCCAACCGGTGGTGACGATCAGCGGTCTGGTCAAACATCCCCAGCGCCTGACCCTGGAGGATCTGAGCCATTACCGACCGGTAACGGTACGCAGCACCGAAGTCGACAGGCACGGCACCTTCGCCGGCGTGCATCGCTACCAGGGGGTACCGTTGCAACACCTGCTGCAGGCCGCCGGGGTGGGAAAAGAAGCGGCGGCATTTCCTAAAGCCATCGACCTGGCCATCGAGGTGCGCAGCCGCCACGGCCAACGAACCCTCCTGTCCTGGGCGGAGGTCGCTTACGGACGGCCCGGCGATGCGATCGTCGCCTTCGCCTGCACCTCACTGCTGACTAAAAACAGTCAACCAAAGATGCAACAGCCTGTGGCGCTGCCGCGTCTGGTGCTGAGTAACGATTTTTACAACGACCGCTGCCTGCAGGATATCGTCAGCATCGAAGTCATCGACCCGGCGTCGAAAGCGGAAGTTCAACCGATGGAGCTGGCACCTTCGGCCGAGCTGCCGGTATCGGAAGTTGCCACCAAGATTGTCTGGGAAGGCTCACGTTTCGAGGGTGTGCAGCGTTTTTCCGGCACCCCGCTGGTCGCCATGTTGCAGCAGGCCGGCATCACCGACGATCCGCAAGCGGCGGTGCTGGTACGCTCGGATGACGGTTACCGTTCATTGATCTCCTTCGGCGAACTGTTCGGCTCCCCCCTCGGGCGGCGGATTCTGCTCGCCGACCGCATGGACGGTCGTCTCCTTGGAAGCCATGGTGAGAAGTGGCTTGTGCTGCCCGATTCGTCGGCCAACCGTTTTGTACGCGGGATAACCGGCATCGAGGTACTGCGCTGCCGCCACAAGCCCAAACTCACCGTGGTCGGCGTCGGCCCCGGCGACACCTGTCAGATGACTCTCGAAGCGCTCGCCGCCCTGGCGCGGGCCGATGCTATCGCGGCGCCGGGGGATATCCAGAAACGCTACGCCCGTTATCTCAGCGGCAAACAGGTGTTATTCGATCCCTTCGCCCACGCAGACCATAACCGCAAAACACCCCTGACCAGGACCGAACGGGACCGTCTGCAAAAAGAAGAGTGGCGCGCCAATGCCGCCAAGATCCGCAAGGCACTGAATGCCGGCAAAAACGTGGCGTTTATCGACTGGGGCGACCCGATGATCTTCGGCAGCTCCCGCTGGATTCGGGAATATTTCGATGAAGCCGAATTCGATACCGTGGCCGGACTCAGCTCCTTCAACGCCGCCAACGCGGTCATCAACCGCGACATCAGTACCAACGGCTCCATAGTGATTACCGCCCCGCGCGGTCTACGCCAAAATCATGACTTGCTTGCAGCCGTCGCCGCCAAAGGCGAAACCCTGGCTATTTTCATGGGGCTGCCGAACCTCCATGAACTGGTGCCGCTGCTGAAGCAGCATTATGCCGACACCACGCCGATGCGACTGGTCTACGCGGCAGGCATCAGTAACCGCCAGCACCAGGTTGCCACCACTCTCGGTGAAGTGCTCAAGGCGGTGGAAAACGAAAAAGAACGCTTCCTCGGTCTGGTCTATATCGGTCCATGTTTGGCGAAAGGAGCCCCATCGTGTCCCTGA
- the ccsA gene encoding cytochrome c biogenesis protein CcsA, with translation MTLATTSSVLFNVAAGVYAGSLLFYLFKQYRSSCWLLGIGFALHSSSQLSRCWRWGIFSLDGVFNGALFLPWCLALLGLFFALRGRQQQGASMSWLVTLTMLITLALPVQIPPPGPFTATWSSPMFFFLEVLAVACFLASGWYAWQQLRQRNNDELFNQLAIWGFILYSLAQVIGAVWSYLGWGAAFHWGERHLQSAAIWCLYCGYLHTHFDHAFNLRQKARWALSGALVVLVVAYALQVAAHLTVLNPTKDTDNAGQVTAAQQVHGAVPNACRNPKLLEDGND, from the coding sequence ATGACTTTAGCAACTACCTCCTCGGTGTTATTCAATGTGGCTGCCGGCGTTTATGCCGGCAGCCTTCTCTTTTATCTATTTAAACAATACCGCTCAAGCTGCTGGCTGCTGGGGATCGGTTTCGCTCTGCATTCATCCAGCCAGCTCAGCCGCTGCTGGCGTTGGGGGATCTTCTCCCTCGACGGAGTCTTCAACGGCGCTCTGTTTCTGCCCTGGTGTCTGGCCCTGCTGGGACTGTTCTTCGCACTGCGCGGCCGCCAACAGCAAGGAGCTTCCATGAGCTGGCTGGTAACGCTGACCATGCTCATTACGCTGGCCCTGCCGGTGCAGATTCCGCCGCCTGGCCCCTTTACCGCCACCTGGTCCTCGCCGATGTTCTTCTTCCTGGAAGTGCTGGCCGTCGCCTGCTTCCTGGCCAGCGGCTGGTATGCCTGGCAACAGTTACGGCAGCGAAACAACGACGAGCTTTTCAACCAGCTGGCCATCTGGGGCTTTATCCTCTACAGCCTGGCCCAGGTCATCGGCGCCGTCTGGAGCTATCTCGGCTGGGGCGCGGCTTTTCACTGGGGCGAACGGCATCTGCAGTCGGCCGCCATCTGGTGTCTCTACTGCGGCTATTTGCATACCCACTTCGATCATGCCTTCAACCTGCGTCAAAAAGCCCGCTGGGCACTGTCCGGAGCGCTGGTGGTGCTGGTGGTGGCATATGCGCTGCAGGTGGCGGCGCATCTGACCGTGCTCAATCCGACCAAGGATACCGACAACGCGGGCCAGGTCACGGCTGCCCAGCAGGTACACGGCGCGGTACCGAATGCCTGCCGCAACCCCAAACTGTTGGAGGACGGCAATGATTAA
- a CDS encoding SAM-dependent methyltransferase, which yields MKRFMVTLLTLLALVPALNRSLADVHETASNPVMTITGEVKRPLKLSVEELSRFQSVEIQLNEVDRDGNFHGVYRHQAVPLRTLLDMAEVIKQDQPFEKPIDLAIRVTDTSGKQVVLSWGEIYYSNAAEVAIAFAATPVKPMMTEARCQKCHGPEIYQQSLKQYERPAQLPKLLIRSDFYTDRCLEGVSRIEVIDLYPDLKVERKAKLDSREFRVNGAVAKELKISSLKEYPHMEMQKKVVGVHMGYHGLHRYRGVSLAKILEQADIGNALTKAVVISAPDGYRALFSLGELFLSYQGRRIMLAESDNGKTLDGQRGGKYRIIVPEELVDDRDILAVDRIEVVDLKPTPKISIIGVGPGDTDLITLEAIAALARADVVVAPDDIVKRFATYLGDKPVLFDPLKLIKHMFRKQHPNMDAAEAEKLCTLQREAGVKKIRQALDQGKNVAFLDWGDPMIYGSTRWIRAFFSDEQLETIPALSAFNVANAMIQRDIGAGGSIVISVPSGLKENPQLLAALAKNGDTLAKNGDTLAIFMGLKEFQEMQSLFDRHYPADTPVNLVYSAGIAGSEHLVRTTLKDAVRHLKTEPEKFLGLIYMGPRLNMRFGECN from the coding sequence ATGAAGCGCTTTATGGTAACCCTGCTGACCTTGCTGGCCCTGGTCCCGGCGTTAAACCGGAGCCTGGCCGATGTACATGAAACCGCCTCCAATCCGGTCATGACCATCACCGGTGAAGTTAAACGCCCTCTCAAGTTGAGCGTCGAGGAACTGAGCCGTTTTCAATCGGTGGAAATCCAGCTCAACGAAGTCGATCGCGACGGCAATTTTCACGGCGTATATCGCCATCAGGCGGTACCTCTGCGCACCCTGCTGGACATGGCGGAAGTCATCAAACAGGACCAGCCGTTTGAAAAACCGATCGACCTTGCCATCCGGGTGACCGATACGTCCGGCAAGCAGGTGGTGTTGTCCTGGGGTGAAATCTACTACAGCAATGCCGCCGAAGTGGCCATCGCCTTTGCCGCCACTCCGGTCAAACCGATGATGACCGAAGCGCGCTGTCAGAAATGCCATGGCCCTGAAATTTACCAGCAATCCCTGAAACAATATGAGCGCCCGGCGCAACTGCCCAAGCTGCTGATCCGCAGCGATTTCTATACGGATCGCTGCCTGGAGGGAGTAAGCCGCATCGAAGTCATCGATCTCTATCCCGACCTCAAGGTCGAGCGCAAAGCCAAACTCGACTCGCGGGAGTTCCGGGTCAACGGCGCTGTCGCCAAAGAATTGAAGATCTCCAGCCTCAAAGAATATCCCCATATGGAGATGCAGAAAAAGGTTGTCGGGGTGCACATGGGCTATCACGGCCTGCACCGCTACCGCGGTGTATCCCTGGCGAAAATCCTTGAACAAGCCGATATCGGCAACGCCTTGACCAAGGCGGTGGTCATCTCGGCGCCGGACGGCTACCGGGCCCTGTTCTCCCTGGGCGAGCTGTTTTTGTCCTACCAGGGACGGCGCATCATGCTCGCCGAGAGCGACAACGGCAAAACCCTCGACGGGCAGCGGGGCGGCAAATACCGTATCATCGTTCCCGAAGAATTGGTCGATGATCGCGATATCCTGGCCGTCGATCGCATCGAGGTGGTCGATCTCAAACCTACGCCCAAAATCTCCATTATCGGCGTGGGCCCCGGCGACACCGACCTCATCACCCTTGAGGCCATCGCCGCCCTGGCGCGTGCCGACGTGGTGGTGGCGCCGGATGATATCGTCAAGCGCTTTGCCACCTACCTGGGCGACAAACCGGTGCTGTTCGATCCCCTTAAACTCATCAAGCACATGTTCCGCAAGCAACACCCGAATATGGATGCGGCCGAGGCGGAGAAGCTCTGCACCCTGCAGCGCGAAGCAGGCGTGAAAAAAATCCGCCAGGCGCTGGACCAGGGTAAGAACGTAGCTTTCCTCGACTGGGGGGATCCCATGATCTACGGCAGCACCCGCTGGATCCGGGCCTTTTTCAGTGACGAGCAACTGGAAACCATTCCCGCCTTGAGTGCCTTCAACGTGGCCAATGCCATGATCCAGCGCGATATCGGCGCCGGCGGTTCCATCGTCATCAGCGTACCCAGCGGCCTGAAGGAAAACCCGCAACTGCTGGCGGCCCTGGCCAAAAACGGCGATACCCTGGCCAAAAACGGCGATACCCTGGCCATTTTTATGGGACTGAAGGAATTCCAGGAGATGCAGTCCCTGTTCGATCGGCACTACCCTGCCGACACGCCGGTTAACCTGGTCTACAGCGCCGGCATCGCCGGCAGCGAACACTTGGTGCGCACTACCCTGAAAGATGCAGTGAGACATCTCAAGACCGAACCGGAGAAGTTTCTCGGTCTGATCTACATGGGTCCGCGACTGAACATGCGTTTCGGCGAGTGCAACTAA
- a CDS encoding APC family permease: MSLKRRLNLADATLLIVGNVIGAGIFTTSGFLASQLPHPWLFLGIWVLGGLLTLCGALTYAELASMYPLAGGDYQYLKAAYGPGAGFLLGWLAFWVINPGSIAAMSIALASYLQGGMPAVGVIPGKPLAIGFILIFSWINYRGIRPGGTTQNIFTFGTLLLLVAMIATGLLSGHGDWGHLVYPGAMPEISWNGLLGGPMIAVIFTFSGWFASAYIGSEIREPQRNLPRSLILGTLCVTVLYLAINLVYLYARPLAALAGAENVGQLAMQGLYGVRAARWISLPIMLAIAAGINATVMTGARVAYAMGENGGIWQKLGRIHTGYRTPSAAIFCQAALAVLMVLFGTFGQLLSCVVFVMILTSIASGVALLVLRRRHPGQARSYKTPCYPLVPLLFVGSYLLVLVQVGRDQPWPSLLGVLMLLAGLPFYAWSRRTITEDKQEGGSATEKRQAVE, translated from the coding sequence GTGTCCCTGAAGCGCCGGCTCAATCTCGCAGATGCCACTTTACTCATCGTCGGCAACGTCATCGGTGCCGGGATCTTCACCACCAGCGGCTTTCTGGCGAGTCAACTGCCCCATCCCTGGCTGTTCCTCGGCATCTGGGTACTGGGCGGCCTGCTCACCCTGTGCGGAGCCCTGACCTATGCGGAACTGGCAAGCATGTATCCCCTGGCGGGCGGCGACTACCAGTATCTCAAAGCCGCCTACGGTCCCGGAGCCGGCTTCCTACTCGGCTGGCTGGCCTTCTGGGTGATCAATCCCGGCTCCATCGCCGCCATGTCCATCGCCCTGGCCAGTTACCTGCAGGGAGGAATGCCCGCGGTCGGCGTTATTCCGGGAAAACCGCTTGCCATAGGATTCATTCTGATCTTTTCCTGGATAAATTATCGGGGCATTCGTCCCGGCGGTACCACGCAAAACATATTCACCTTCGGCACCCTGTTACTGCTGGTGGCCATGATTGCGACCGGGCTGTTGTCAGGTCACGGCGACTGGGGGCATCTGGTCTATCCCGGCGCCATGCCGGAGATTTCCTGGAACGGACTGCTCGGCGGACCGATGATCGCGGTGATCTTCACTTTCAGCGGCTGGTTCGCCTCGGCCTACATCGGCAGCGAGATCCGCGAGCCGCAACGCAACCTGCCCCGTTCCCTGATCCTCGGCACCCTGTGCGTCACGGTTCTGTATCTGGCCATCAACCTGGTCTATCTCTACGCACGACCGCTGGCGGCTTTGGCTGGAGCCGAAAACGTCGGACAGCTGGCCATGCAGGGGCTGTACGGCGTTCGAGCCGCGCGCTGGATTTCCCTGCCGATCATGCTGGCCATCGCCGCCGGCATCAACGCCACGGTCATGACCGGTGCGCGGGTCGCCTATGCCATGGGTGAAAACGGCGGCATCTGGCAGAAGCTGGGGCGTATTCATACGGGCTACCGCACACCCTCGGCGGCCATATTCTGCCAGGCGGCGCTGGCGGTGCTGATGGTGCTGTTCGGCACCTTCGGCCAGCTGCTGAGCTGCGTGGTGTTCGTCATGATCCTTACGTCCATCGCCAGCGGGGTGGCCCTTCTGGTGCTGCGCCGGCGCCACCCCGGACAAGCACGCAGCTACAAGACCCCGTGCTATCCGCTGGTACCGCTGCTGTTTGTCGGCAGTTACCTGCTGGTACTGGTACAGGTCGGCCGCGACCAGCCGTGGCCTTCCCTGCTGGGCGTGCTGATGCTGCTGGCCGGCCTGCCATTTTACGCCTGGAGCCGCCGAACCATAACCGAGGACAAGCAAGAAGGCGGTAGCGCCACCGAGAAAAGACAGGCCGTGGAATGA